The following are encoded together in the Ovis aries strain OAR_USU_Benz2616 breed Rambouillet chromosome 15, ARS-UI_Ramb_v3.0, whole genome shotgun sequence genome:
- the LOC101104525 gene encoding olfactory receptor 5P1-like — protein MDVGNHTSVTEFILLGLTEDPTLCVIFFLIFLGIYVVTLVGNISIIILIRSCSQLQTPMYLFLSHLAFVDSLFSTSITPMMIIGFLKRRLALPVAGCEAQLCSVITFGTAECFLLAAMAYDRYVAICLPLLYSTRMSPRVCVLLLGASYVGGCVNAWTFTSCLLTLPFCGPNHINDFFCDFSPLLKLSCSDVSTVEIIPSISSGSIIVVTVSVIALSYICILSTILKMRSTQGRHKAFSTCTSHLTAVTLYYGTITFIYVMPKSSYSVDQNKVLSVFYTVLIPMLNPLIYSLRNRDVKEALRKAILRISS, from the coding sequence ATGGATGTTGGAAACCACACCAGTGTGACAGAGTTCATCCTTTTGGGGTTAACAGAAGATCCTACACTTTGTGTCATCTTCTTTCTAATATTTCTAGGAATCTATGTTGTCACCTTAGTAGGCAATATCAGCATAATTATTCTGATAAGAAGCTGTTCCCAGCTTCAGACTCCCATGTACCTCTTCCTCAGCCACTTGGCTTTTGTAGATAGCCTATTTTCCACATCCATCACACCTATGATGATTATAGGGTTCCTGAAACGTAGACTGGCCCTCCCAGTTGCTGGCTGTGAAGCCCAGCTTTGTTCTGTGATCACATTTGGGACAGCTGAGTGCTTCCTGCTGGCtgccatggcctatgaccgctatgtggccatctgcttGCCCCTGCTCTATTCCACCCGTATGTCCCCCAGAGTCTGTGTCCTCTTGCTAGGGGCTTCCtatgtgggtgggtgtgtgaaTGCTTGGACATTTACTAGTTGTTTATTGACTCTGCCTTTCTGTGGACCAAATCACATAAATGACTTTTTCTGTGACTTCTCCCCTCTGTTGAAACTTTCCTGCTCAGATGTCTCCACTGTTGAAATTATCCCTTCCATCTCTTCTGGCTCCATCATTGTGGTCACAGTGTCTGTCATCGCTCTCTCTTACATCTGCATCCTCAGCACCATCCTGAAGATGCGCTCCACTCAAGGGAGACACAAGGCGTTCTCCACCTGCACCTCTCACCTCACTGCAGTCACTCTCTACTATGGAACGATTACCTTCATTTATGTGATGCCCAAATCCAGCTACTCAGTTGACCAGAACAAAGTGTTGTCTGTGTTCTATACAGTGTTAATCCCCATGTTGAACCCCCTTATCTACAGTCTGAGGAACAGAGACGTAAAGGAGGCACTGAGAAAGGCAATTCTAAGAATATCTTCTTAG